The Nostoc cf. commune SO-36 genomic sequence TACAGTAATTTTATTGAGTGTTCTTTCCTGTCCGTTTGTAACATCTTGCTTAATAAAGAAACGTAAAGACTCAAGTGAGTTTTGCATCTGTCCAGTAAACTGTGTTAGAAGAATAGCAAGACAGTCAAGAATACTCGATTTTCCCACACCATTGATACCAATAAGTACCGTTGGGACTGTTTCATCAAACTCCAACGTAAAATCACCGATTCCACGGAATGATTGCATTTTCAAGCGCTTGACTTTCATAGTTTTAACAACGCTGAATGTAATTTACTAAAGCTAATCAAAAGCAGACTTGACATAATCAACTGCAAAAGGTGTGATTTTATCGACAAGATTATTAATCACTCCTCGTTCATATTCAGTCCAAATTCTAGGATGACCAAAAATGCATGGTTGTAAAATTCCCCAGAGTTCACCATCCTGGCGGATATGGGCATGAATTAAGGCGCGATGTCCAAAATACTTCTGTTCAAATTCCCGATTTAAGACTTGAGGTTCAGCAGTTTCCACATCTTCGACAAAGATTGAAGGTTTGGCACGTAGCGCAGCCGCAAACATCGGATCATCATCTACTAAAGTTGGGGGTTGTGCTGCCCATTCTTCATTATAAACAGTAGGTACATCTGGAGTGCGAATCCAACAAAAGGCGACTCTACCGAGGTTATTTTGGGGATTATGCAGGTATAGAAAACATCTATCAGACTGTAGAAAATCGCCTATAGCTGGCAATAGTGCAGAAAATAGAGCATCTGGTGTTTGAGATGATTCTACAATATTTTTGAGTGCAGAAGGAAGTTCTTGCTGAGTCATATAACTAAGCTGATTTTAATTGAATAATACCTTTATCAAAAACGCGATTATTAGTAGCGATCGCACTTATTTCTATTCTATCTTTATACACTTCATAAGAAGCAAAACTTAAGTCACTGGTAGAATACCCTGTCCACTCCGAACGCCCTACAGGACGATTACCAGCACCTGCGCCACAAATTAAGTAAGTTGTACCATCAATAGCACGAGTGCGTTCATAATTATGTTCGTGACCATTGATATAAAGTTGAACGCCGTATTTTTGAAATAGAGGAGTAAAAGTTTTAATAAAATCTGGATTACTCCCATATTGACCAGATGAATAAATCGGATGATGACCAAACACCACTTTCCAAGGAGCATTGCTAAGACTTAATTCTTTTTCTAACCAAGATAGCTGGTTTTTCCAATCAGCATTACTGTTAGTATCTAAAGCGAAAAATTGTACTTGATTACGTTTAAATGTATAGTAACGTCCCTTCATATTAAAGCCAGCATACTTTACTTGTGGTTCGCCATTGGCGGTGCGAATATCGTGATTACCTAAACAAGCATGAAATTTCACGCCTTGCTTGAGTAAACCTTGATAAGGACGCTCAAAAACTGCATTAATTTTCTCGATTTCGCCGTTATTGTAAATGTTATCTCCAGCTAAAACGACTAAATCATAAGGATTTTTCTTATGATACGCATTCATCGCTCCAGCCACAGCATACTGTCCTTTAGCCCCAGTTCCCGTATCGGCAACAGACACAAAACGTAATAACAAGTCTTTTTTGGCTGGGTTGGCGGCTATAGCGGTTGTTGAATCGCTAATATCAGCACTTTGATGATTTTGATGAGCAAACATCCACCTTAAAAAGCCTGTACCAATGGCGCTGACGCTACTTAAAAATAAAAATTGACGGCGTTTCAGTTTCATAAGTCACCAAATTTAATAAATAGTCAAATTAGCCGAAGCAATGTGCAACGAAATGATACATTAAGGCAAAAGAAGGCAGCATCAGTAATAATATACGTTGTTTGTCTTTGATTCGCTGCTTTTGGTGAAAGTTCCATGTCACAAGACAATCAGTCAAAACCAACGGATGAGCAAGTAACTCAATCTCCCCAAAAACCTTACCAGAGAGTTCAGCCATTTTGGAAGGCTAAAATTATCCAACTTCTCCAAGGAACGATTGGGGTTTTAGAAGTAACGGTGGAGAAACTGGAGACATCACCCCCACCTGGTTCTGAGGAAAAACCTGGTTTTTTTCAGCAGCTTCAGTTGCGATGGGGTGGACTGTTAAGGACAATCCGGCTGTTTTTGCCATCAAATTTGTCAACAAAGTTATCAGATACAGCTTTGACGGGAATTGTGACTGGAATTGCTGTAATTCTGGTTTGGACAACTACAACTGTTTTTGCTAGTAAACCTACTGAAGTAGCAACTGTTCCCCCAGTTGAAGAAGTTCCTGTACCGACACCAACGATAGCCACGCCACCGGAGTCAGTCGCACCTGAACCACAGCCACCAGAGGAAATTACGCCACCGCCAGAAGTACAAATTACACCAACGCCGGAACCGGAACCCGAACCAATTCCCACGCCAACGCCAACCCCGACACCAGCCATAGAATTAACGCCAGAACAAGCTTTGATTGCGGCTATTGAAAATCAGGTGGCTGAAATTAGCGATCGCATTGCCTCTGGTCTGATAAAGTCAATTCAAGCCAACTTCCGTACAAGTAACTTGACTGTCAAAATTGGTGATGATTGGTACACTCTCAAAGAATCTCAGCAAAACGAACTAGCTGCGGAAATATTACAACGCTCTCAAGAACTTGATTTTACCCATTTAGAAATTTTCGACTCTCAAGATAGGCTAATAGCTCGTAACCCAGTTGTTGGGACTGAAATGGTAATTTTTAAGCGGCAGACAGTAAGTTAAAATAATTCGTAATTTGGACGTTTGAATTCAAGTATTTATGTTAGACAACGTTTTGCTATTGCTCCAAGCTTGTAAAAACTTAAACATTAGCTATGAAGTTATTCATCCTGCTGAAAACTTAGTCAAGATAAAACTCAATGATAAACACCATTATTTTTGTAATTACAGTACTCCAATAATAAATCAAGCAGTAGCACAAATTATTAAAGATAAGGAATATACTTACCATATTTTAAAGAAAAAAGTTAAACTTCCTCAAACAGTAGGTTTTCTTTCACCTTTCTGTGATCTACAATATAAAATTTACTTAAAATTCCCAAGTTTTGAAGATATTATCCTAGAAATCAAAAAGAACTTTGAAACACCCGTAATTGTTAAACGAAATACTGGTTCCAGTGGACATAATGTGTTTTTATGTCAAAATACAGATGAAATTGAAACTGCTTTAAAAGAGATTTTTAATATCAATAATAAAAAATATGATTACGTTGCGATCGCTCAAGAGTTCATTAATATAAAATCTGAGTATAGAGCCGTTTTCTTAAATAAAGAGTTAGTTCTACTTTACGAAAAAGATATAACTAATGCAACCTTTGTAGGCAACCTCAGCCCTCTACACTGGGATGGTGCGAAAGCCAAATATATTAATGATCCACAAATATTGTCTGAGATTGCTAATTTTGCTAAACCAGTTTTTGAAGAGTTAGATATTGATTATGCTGGTTTAGATATCGTCTTAGATCGAGATAACCAATATTGGATGATTGA encodes the following:
- a CDS encoding GAF domain-containing protein, with the protein product MTQQELPSALKNIVESSQTPDALFSALLPAIGDFLQSDRCFLYLHNPQNNLGRVAFCWIRTPDVPTVYNEEWAAQPPTLVDDDPMFAAALRAKPSIFVEDVETAEPQVLNREFEQKYFGHRALIHAHIRQDGELWGILQPCIFGHPRIWTEYERGVINNLVDKITPFAVDYVKSAFD
- a CDS encoding metallophosphoesterase family protein — encoded protein: MKLKRRQFLFLSSVSAIGTGFLRWMFAHQNHQSADISDSTTAIAANPAKKDLLLRFVSVADTGTGAKGQYAVAGAMNAYHKKNPYDLVVLAGDNIYNNGEIEKINAVFERPYQGLLKQGVKFHACLGNHDIRTANGEPQVKYAGFNMKGRYYTFKRNQVQFFALDTNSNADWKNQLSWLEKELSLSNAPWKVVFGHHPIYSSGQYGSNPDFIKTFTPLFQKYGVQLYINGHEHNYERTRAIDGTTYLICGAGAGNRPVGRSEWTGYSTSDLSFASYEVYKDRIEISAIATNNRVFDKGIIQLKSA
- a CDS encoding ATP-grasp domain-containing protein; protein product: MLDNVLLLLQACKNLNISYEVIHPAENLVKIKLNDKHHYFCNYSTPIINQAVAQIIKDKEYTYHILKKKVKLPQTVGFLSPFCDLQYKIYLKFPSFEDIILEIKKNFETPVIVKRNTGSSGHNVFLCQNTDEIETALKEIFNINNKKYDYVAIAQEFINIKSEYRAVFLNKELVLLYEKDITNATFVGNLSPLHWDGAKAKYINDPQILSEIANFAKPVFEELDIDYAGLDIVLDRDNQYWMIEINSHPNYSIFTRDNGEEPVLRIFEKMLVILASK